One window from the genome of Nicotiana tomentosiformis chromosome 5, ASM39032v3, whole genome shotgun sequence encodes:
- the LOC104117582 gene encoding E3 ubiquitin-protein ligase COP1-like isoform X1 — translation MGGGGERSIGALVPTVKSEPENAGETSAPAAVTVELQEQIPVPEKEEEVDKDMLCPICMQIIKDAFLTACGHSFCYMCIVTHLHNKSDCPCCSHYLTTNHLYPNFLLNKLLMKRSARQMAKSATPVEQLRQAIQQDSHLILRQGCDVSIKELESLLSLLMEKKRKMEQEEAETNLQILLEFLQCLRKQKVEELYEIQNDLKYIKEDINAVEKRRIELYRARSRYSAKMRMLVDDSSAMTVRPSLGDKESGAIVSSSVGSQEQVRVGTTQTRNTDAGAPGISQLVQWKDDHGGSDSQHPNQPGQAIARKKRVHAQFNELQTCYLQKRRYWARQPEKQKERVANVMNREGYSAGLEDFQSVLSTFTRYSRLRVVAELRHSDLFHSANIVSSIEFDRDDELFATAGVSRRIKVFEFASVVNEPADAQCPVVEMSTRSKLSCLSWNKCTKNQLASSDYEGIVTVWDVTTRQSVMEYEEHEKRAWSVDFCCTEPSLLVSGSDDCKVKVWCTKQEASVLTIDMKANICSVKYNPGSSVHVAVGSADHHIHYYDLRNVSQPLHIFSGHRKAVSYVKFLSNNELASASTDSTLCLWDVRENVPLHTFKGHANEKNFVGLTVNSEYLACGSETNEVFVYHKAISKPAAWHKFGSDDQNDPDEDMGSYFISAVCWKRDSPTILTANSQGTIKVLVLAA, via the exons ATGGGAGGAGGAGGAGAGCGTTCAATCGGAGCTTTAGTTCCGACGGTGAAATCGGAGCCGGAGAATGCCGGTGAAACTTCAGCACCGGCGGCAGTGACGGTGGAGCTTCAGGAGCAAATTCCGGTGCCGGAGAAGGAAGAGGAAGTGGATAAGGACATGTTATGTCCGATATGTATGCAAATTATAAAGGATGCTTTTCTGACGGCGTGTGGACATAGCTTTTGTTACATGTGCATTGTTACTCATCTTCACAATAAAAGTGATTGTCCTTGTTGCTCTCATTACTTGACTACTAATCACCTTTACCCTAATTTCCTACTCAATAAG TTATTGATGAAGAGATCTGCTCGCCAAATGGCCAAAAGTGCAACACCTGTGGAACAACTTCGTCAAGCAATACAGCAG GATTCTCATCTGATTCTTAGGCAGGGATGCGATGTGTCCATCAAAGAGCTGGAGAGTTTATTATCACTACttatggaaaagaaaagaaaaatggaacAAGAAGAAGCTGAAACAAATCTTCAGATTCTGCTTGAGTTTCTCCAGTGTTTAAGGAAGCAAAAAGTTGAAGAGCTTTATGAG ATCCAAAATGATCTCAAGTACATTAAAGAAGACATAAATGCTGTGGAGAAGCGTAGAATAGAGTTATATAGGGCAAGGAGTAGATATTCAGCGAAAATGAGAATGCTAGTAGATGATTCTTCGGCAATGACAGTCAGGCCTTCATTGGGAGATAAGGAAAGTGGTGCAATTGTTTCTAGTTCTGTCGGTTCACAAGAACAAGTTCGTGTTGGTACTACACAGACCAGGAACACTGATGCAGGAGCTCCTGGGATTTCTCAACTTGTTCAATGGAAGGATGACCACGGTGGATCAGATTCACAGCATCCTAATCAACCTGGACAGGCAATAGCAAGGAAAAAACGTGTTCACGCACAG TTCAATGAGCTTCAAACCTGTTACCTGCAAAAGAGGCGCTATTGGGCAAGACAGCCAGAGAAACAGAAGGAAAGGGTAGCAAATGTCATGAATAGAGAAGGTTATTctgcgggacttgaagattttCAATCTGTTCTGTCTACCTTTACGCGATACAG TCGTTTGAGGGTTGTTGCTGAACTTAGACATTCTGACCTTTTCCACTCAGCCAATATAGTTTCAAG TATTGAATTTGACCGAGATGATGAATTGTTTGCTACTGCTGGGGTGTCACGAAGAATTAAGGTCTTTGAGTTTGCATCG GTGGTAAACGAACCAGCAGATGCGCAATGTCCTGTTGTTGAAATGTCTACACGATCCAAATTAAGTTGTTTGAGCTGGAACAAGTGCACTAAAAACCAGTTAGCAAGCAGTGACTATGAGGGCATAGTGACGGTTTGGGATGTTACAACTCGTCAG AGTGTGATGGAGTATGAGGAGCATGAAAAACGAGCATGGAGTGTTGACTTTTGCTGTACTGAACCTTCTCTGCTTGTGTCTGGTAGTGATGATTGCAAG GTCAAAGTTTGGTGCACGAAGCAGGAAGCCAGCGTTCTTACGATTGACATGAAAGCTAACATTTGCTCAGTGAAGTATAATCCTGGATCCAGTGTTCATGTAGCT GTGGGTTCTGCCGATCATCACATTCACTATTATGACTTGAGAAATGTTAGCCAGCCACTGCATATTTTCAGTGGGCACCGTAAAGCTGTTTCTTATGTAAAGTTTTTATCCAACAATGAGTTAGCTTCTGCTTCAACAGATAGTACATTGTGTTTGTGGGATGTCAGGGAGAATGTTCCA CTGCATACTTTTAAAGGACATGCAAATGAGAAGAACTTTGTGGGGCTTACAGTAAACAGCGAATACCTTGCATGTGGCAGTGAGACAAATGAAGTGTTTGTTTATCACAAG GCAATTTCTAAGCCAGCAGCTTGGCACAAATTTGGTTCTGATGATCAGAATGATCCAGATGAGGACATGGGATCATATTTCATCAGTGCTGTTTGTTGGAAACGTGACAGCCCAACAATTCTAACGGCAAATAGTCAAGGGACAATAAAAGTACTTGTCCTTGCTGCTTGA
- the LOC104117582 gene encoding E3 ubiquitin-protein ligase COP1-like isoform X3 produces MVWCKHRCRSSLKLGFVEPIAYTVDQHLLLMKRSARQMAKSATPVEQLRQAIQQDSHLILRQGCDVSIKELESLLSLLMEKKRKMEQEEAETNLQILLEFLQCLRKQKVEELYEIQNDLKYIKEDINAVEKRRIELYRARSRYSAKMRMLVDDSSAMTVRPSLGDKESGAIVSSSVGSQEQVRVGTTQTRNTDAGAPGISQLVQWKDDHGGSDSQHPNQPGQAIARKKRVHAQFNELQTCYLQKRRYWARQPEKQKERVANVMNREGYSAGLEDFQSVLSTFTRYSRLRVVAELRHSDLFHSANIVSSIEFDRDDELFATAGVSRRIKVFEFASVVNEPADAQCPVVEMSTRSKLSCLSWNKCTKNQLASSDYEGIVTVWDVTTRQSVMEYEEHEKRAWSVDFCCTEPSLLVSGSDDCKVKVWCTKQEASVLTIDMKANICSVKYNPGSSVHVAVGSADHHIHYYDLRNVSQPLHIFSGHRKAVSYVKFLSNNELASASTDSTLCLWDVRENVPLHTFKGHANEKNFVGLTVNSEYLACGSETNEVFVYHKAISKPAAWHKFGSDDQNDPDEDMGSYFISAVCWKRDSPTILTANSQGTIKVLVLAA; encoded by the exons ATGGTTTGGTGTAAACACCGGTGCAGGTCTAGTCTGAAATTGGGTTTTGTTGAACCCATAGCTTACACCGTGGATCAACACCTG TTATTGATGAAGAGATCTGCTCGCCAAATGGCCAAAAGTGCAACACCTGTGGAACAACTTCGTCAAGCAATACAGCAG GATTCTCATCTGATTCTTAGGCAGGGATGCGATGTGTCCATCAAAGAGCTGGAGAGTTTATTATCACTACttatggaaaagaaaagaaaaatggaacAAGAAGAAGCTGAAACAAATCTTCAGATTCTGCTTGAGTTTCTCCAGTGTTTAAGGAAGCAAAAAGTTGAAGAGCTTTATGAG ATCCAAAATGATCTCAAGTACATTAAAGAAGACATAAATGCTGTGGAGAAGCGTAGAATAGAGTTATATAGGGCAAGGAGTAGATATTCAGCGAAAATGAGAATGCTAGTAGATGATTCTTCGGCAATGACAGTCAGGCCTTCATTGGGAGATAAGGAAAGTGGTGCAATTGTTTCTAGTTCTGTCGGTTCACAAGAACAAGTTCGTGTTGGTACTACACAGACCAGGAACACTGATGCAGGAGCTCCTGGGATTTCTCAACTTGTTCAATGGAAGGATGACCACGGTGGATCAGATTCACAGCATCCTAATCAACCTGGACAGGCAATAGCAAGGAAAAAACGTGTTCACGCACAG TTCAATGAGCTTCAAACCTGTTACCTGCAAAAGAGGCGCTATTGGGCAAGACAGCCAGAGAAACAGAAGGAAAGGGTAGCAAATGTCATGAATAGAGAAGGTTATTctgcgggacttgaagattttCAATCTGTTCTGTCTACCTTTACGCGATACAG TCGTTTGAGGGTTGTTGCTGAACTTAGACATTCTGACCTTTTCCACTCAGCCAATATAGTTTCAAG TATTGAATTTGACCGAGATGATGAATTGTTTGCTACTGCTGGGGTGTCACGAAGAATTAAGGTCTTTGAGTTTGCATCG GTGGTAAACGAACCAGCAGATGCGCAATGTCCTGTTGTTGAAATGTCTACACGATCCAAATTAAGTTGTTTGAGCTGGAACAAGTGCACTAAAAACCAGTTAGCAAGCAGTGACTATGAGGGCATAGTGACGGTTTGGGATGTTACAACTCGTCAG AGTGTGATGGAGTATGAGGAGCATGAAAAACGAGCATGGAGTGTTGACTTTTGCTGTACTGAACCTTCTCTGCTTGTGTCTGGTAGTGATGATTGCAAG GTCAAAGTTTGGTGCACGAAGCAGGAAGCCAGCGTTCTTACGATTGACATGAAAGCTAACATTTGCTCAGTGAAGTATAATCCTGGATCCAGTGTTCATGTAGCT GTGGGTTCTGCCGATCATCACATTCACTATTATGACTTGAGAAATGTTAGCCAGCCACTGCATATTTTCAGTGGGCACCGTAAAGCTGTTTCTTATGTAAAGTTTTTATCCAACAATGAGTTAGCTTCTGCTTCAACAGATAGTACATTGTGTTTGTGGGATGTCAGGGAGAATGTTCCA CTGCATACTTTTAAAGGACATGCAAATGAGAAGAACTTTGTGGGGCTTACAGTAAACAGCGAATACCTTGCATGTGGCAGTGAGACAAATGAAGTGTTTGTTTATCACAAG GCAATTTCTAAGCCAGCAGCTTGGCACAAATTTGGTTCTGATGATCAGAATGATCCAGATGAGGACATGGGATCATATTTCATCAGTGCTGTTTGTTGGAAACGTGACAGCCCAACAATTCTAACGGCAAATAGTCAAGGGACAATAAAAGTACTTGTCCTTGCTGCTTGA
- the LOC104117582 gene encoding E3 ubiquitin-protein ligase COP1-like isoform X4, whose amino-acid sequence MVWCKHRCRSSLKLGFVEPIAYTVDQHLLLMKRSARQMAKSATPVEQLRQAIQQGCDVSIKELESLLSLLMEKKRKMEQEEAETNLQILLEFLQCLRKQKVEELYEIQNDLKYIKEDINAVEKRRIELYRARSRYSAKMRMLVDDSSAMTVRPSLGDKESGAIVSSSVGSQEQVRVGTTQTRNTDAGAPGISQLVQWKDDHGGSDSQHPNQPGQAIARKKRVHAQFNELQTCYLQKRRYWARQPEKQKERVANVMNREGYSAGLEDFQSVLSTFTRYSRLRVVAELRHSDLFHSANIVSSIEFDRDDELFATAGVSRRIKVFEFASVVNEPADAQCPVVEMSTRSKLSCLSWNKCTKNQLASSDYEGIVTVWDVTTRQSVMEYEEHEKRAWSVDFCCTEPSLLVSGSDDCKVKVWCTKQEASVLTIDMKANICSVKYNPGSSVHVAVGSADHHIHYYDLRNVSQPLHIFSGHRKAVSYVKFLSNNELASASTDSTLCLWDVRENVPLHTFKGHANEKNFVGLTVNSEYLACGSETNEVFVYHKAISKPAAWHKFGSDDQNDPDEDMGSYFISAVCWKRDSPTILTANSQGTIKVLVLAA is encoded by the exons ATGGTTTGGTGTAAACACCGGTGCAGGTCTAGTCTGAAATTGGGTTTTGTTGAACCCATAGCTTACACCGTGGATCAACACCTG TTATTGATGAAGAGATCTGCTCGCCAAATGGCCAAAAGTGCAACACCTGTGGAACAACTTCGTCAAGCAATACAGCAG GGATGCGATGTGTCCATCAAAGAGCTGGAGAGTTTATTATCACTACttatggaaaagaaaagaaaaatggaacAAGAAGAAGCTGAAACAAATCTTCAGATTCTGCTTGAGTTTCTCCAGTGTTTAAGGAAGCAAAAAGTTGAAGAGCTTTATGAG ATCCAAAATGATCTCAAGTACATTAAAGAAGACATAAATGCTGTGGAGAAGCGTAGAATAGAGTTATATAGGGCAAGGAGTAGATATTCAGCGAAAATGAGAATGCTAGTAGATGATTCTTCGGCAATGACAGTCAGGCCTTCATTGGGAGATAAGGAAAGTGGTGCAATTGTTTCTAGTTCTGTCGGTTCACAAGAACAAGTTCGTGTTGGTACTACACAGACCAGGAACACTGATGCAGGAGCTCCTGGGATTTCTCAACTTGTTCAATGGAAGGATGACCACGGTGGATCAGATTCACAGCATCCTAATCAACCTGGACAGGCAATAGCAAGGAAAAAACGTGTTCACGCACAG TTCAATGAGCTTCAAACCTGTTACCTGCAAAAGAGGCGCTATTGGGCAAGACAGCCAGAGAAACAGAAGGAAAGGGTAGCAAATGTCATGAATAGAGAAGGTTATTctgcgggacttgaagattttCAATCTGTTCTGTCTACCTTTACGCGATACAG TCGTTTGAGGGTTGTTGCTGAACTTAGACATTCTGACCTTTTCCACTCAGCCAATATAGTTTCAAG TATTGAATTTGACCGAGATGATGAATTGTTTGCTACTGCTGGGGTGTCACGAAGAATTAAGGTCTTTGAGTTTGCATCG GTGGTAAACGAACCAGCAGATGCGCAATGTCCTGTTGTTGAAATGTCTACACGATCCAAATTAAGTTGTTTGAGCTGGAACAAGTGCACTAAAAACCAGTTAGCAAGCAGTGACTATGAGGGCATAGTGACGGTTTGGGATGTTACAACTCGTCAG AGTGTGATGGAGTATGAGGAGCATGAAAAACGAGCATGGAGTGTTGACTTTTGCTGTACTGAACCTTCTCTGCTTGTGTCTGGTAGTGATGATTGCAAG GTCAAAGTTTGGTGCACGAAGCAGGAAGCCAGCGTTCTTACGATTGACATGAAAGCTAACATTTGCTCAGTGAAGTATAATCCTGGATCCAGTGTTCATGTAGCT GTGGGTTCTGCCGATCATCACATTCACTATTATGACTTGAGAAATGTTAGCCAGCCACTGCATATTTTCAGTGGGCACCGTAAAGCTGTTTCTTATGTAAAGTTTTTATCCAACAATGAGTTAGCTTCTGCTTCAACAGATAGTACATTGTGTTTGTGGGATGTCAGGGAGAATGTTCCA CTGCATACTTTTAAAGGACATGCAAATGAGAAGAACTTTGTGGGGCTTACAGTAAACAGCGAATACCTTGCATGTGGCAGTGAGACAAATGAAGTGTTTGTTTATCACAAG GCAATTTCTAAGCCAGCAGCTTGGCACAAATTTGGTTCTGATGATCAGAATGATCCAGATGAGGACATGGGATCATATTTCATCAGTGCTGTTTGTTGGAAACGTGACAGCCCAACAATTCTAACGGCAAATAGTCAAGGGACAATAAAAGTACTTGTCCTTGCTGCTTGA
- the LOC104117582 gene encoding E3 ubiquitin-protein ligase COP1-like isoform X5 has product MEKKRKMEQEEAETNLQILLEFLQCLRKQKVEELYEIQNDLKYIKEDINAVEKRRIELYRARSRYSAKMRMLVDDSSAMTVRPSLGDKESGAIVSSSVGSQEQVRVGTTQTRNTDAGAPGISQLVQWKDDHGGSDSQHPNQPGQAIARKKRVHAQFNELQTCYLQKRRYWARQPEKQKERVANVMNREGYSAGLEDFQSVLSTFTRYSRLRVVAELRHSDLFHSANIVSSIEFDRDDELFATAGVSRRIKVFEFASVVNEPADAQCPVVEMSTRSKLSCLSWNKCTKNQLASSDYEGIVTVWDVTTRQSVMEYEEHEKRAWSVDFCCTEPSLLVSGSDDCKVKVWCTKQEASVLTIDMKANICSVKYNPGSSVHVAVGSADHHIHYYDLRNVSQPLHIFSGHRKAVSYVKFLSNNELASASTDSTLCLWDVRENVPLHTFKGHANEKNFVGLTVNSEYLACGSETNEVFVYHKAISKPAAWHKFGSDDQNDPDEDMGSYFISAVCWKRDSPTILTANSQGTIKVLVLAA; this is encoded by the exons atggaaaagaaaagaaaaatggaacAAGAAGAAGCTGAAACAAATCTTCAGATTCTGCTTGAGTTTCTCCAGTGTTTAAGGAAGCAAAAAGTTGAAGAGCTTTATGAG ATCCAAAATGATCTCAAGTACATTAAAGAAGACATAAATGCTGTGGAGAAGCGTAGAATAGAGTTATATAGGGCAAGGAGTAGATATTCAGCGAAAATGAGAATGCTAGTAGATGATTCTTCGGCAATGACAGTCAGGCCTTCATTGGGAGATAAGGAAAGTGGTGCAATTGTTTCTAGTTCTGTCGGTTCACAAGAACAAGTTCGTGTTGGTACTACACAGACCAGGAACACTGATGCAGGAGCTCCTGGGATTTCTCAACTTGTTCAATGGAAGGATGACCACGGTGGATCAGATTCACAGCATCCTAATCAACCTGGACAGGCAATAGCAAGGAAAAAACGTGTTCACGCACAG TTCAATGAGCTTCAAACCTGTTACCTGCAAAAGAGGCGCTATTGGGCAAGACAGCCAGAGAAACAGAAGGAAAGGGTAGCAAATGTCATGAATAGAGAAGGTTATTctgcgggacttgaagattttCAATCTGTTCTGTCTACCTTTACGCGATACAG TCGTTTGAGGGTTGTTGCTGAACTTAGACATTCTGACCTTTTCCACTCAGCCAATATAGTTTCAAG TATTGAATTTGACCGAGATGATGAATTGTTTGCTACTGCTGGGGTGTCACGAAGAATTAAGGTCTTTGAGTTTGCATCG GTGGTAAACGAACCAGCAGATGCGCAATGTCCTGTTGTTGAAATGTCTACACGATCCAAATTAAGTTGTTTGAGCTGGAACAAGTGCACTAAAAACCAGTTAGCAAGCAGTGACTATGAGGGCATAGTGACGGTTTGGGATGTTACAACTCGTCAG AGTGTGATGGAGTATGAGGAGCATGAAAAACGAGCATGGAGTGTTGACTTTTGCTGTACTGAACCTTCTCTGCTTGTGTCTGGTAGTGATGATTGCAAG GTCAAAGTTTGGTGCACGAAGCAGGAAGCCAGCGTTCTTACGATTGACATGAAAGCTAACATTTGCTCAGTGAAGTATAATCCTGGATCCAGTGTTCATGTAGCT GTGGGTTCTGCCGATCATCACATTCACTATTATGACTTGAGAAATGTTAGCCAGCCACTGCATATTTTCAGTGGGCACCGTAAAGCTGTTTCTTATGTAAAGTTTTTATCCAACAATGAGTTAGCTTCTGCTTCAACAGATAGTACATTGTGTTTGTGGGATGTCAGGGAGAATGTTCCA CTGCATACTTTTAAAGGACATGCAAATGAGAAGAACTTTGTGGGGCTTACAGTAAACAGCGAATACCTTGCATGTGGCAGTGAGACAAATGAAGTGTTTGTTTATCACAAG GCAATTTCTAAGCCAGCAGCTTGGCACAAATTTGGTTCTGATGATCAGAATGATCCAGATGAGGACATGGGATCATATTTCATCAGTGCTGTTTGTTGGAAACGTGACAGCCCAACAATTCTAACGGCAAATAGTCAAGGGACAATAAAAGTACTTGTCCTTGCTGCTTGA
- the LOC104117582 gene encoding E3 ubiquitin-protein ligase COP1-like isoform X2, with translation MGGGGERSIGALVPTVKSEPENAGETSAPAAVTVELQEQIPVPEKEEEVDKDMLCPICMQIIKDAFLTACGHSFCYMCIVTHLHNKSDCPCCSHYLTTNHLYPNFLLNKLLMKRSARQMAKSATPVEQLRQAIQQGCDVSIKELESLLSLLMEKKRKMEQEEAETNLQILLEFLQCLRKQKVEELYEIQNDLKYIKEDINAVEKRRIELYRARSRYSAKMRMLVDDSSAMTVRPSLGDKESGAIVSSSVGSQEQVRVGTTQTRNTDAGAPGISQLVQWKDDHGGSDSQHPNQPGQAIARKKRVHAQFNELQTCYLQKRRYWARQPEKQKERVANVMNREGYSAGLEDFQSVLSTFTRYSRLRVVAELRHSDLFHSANIVSSIEFDRDDELFATAGVSRRIKVFEFASVVNEPADAQCPVVEMSTRSKLSCLSWNKCTKNQLASSDYEGIVTVWDVTTRQSVMEYEEHEKRAWSVDFCCTEPSLLVSGSDDCKVKVWCTKQEASVLTIDMKANICSVKYNPGSSVHVAVGSADHHIHYYDLRNVSQPLHIFSGHRKAVSYVKFLSNNELASASTDSTLCLWDVRENVPLHTFKGHANEKNFVGLTVNSEYLACGSETNEVFVYHKAISKPAAWHKFGSDDQNDPDEDMGSYFISAVCWKRDSPTILTANSQGTIKVLVLAA, from the exons ATGGGAGGAGGAGGAGAGCGTTCAATCGGAGCTTTAGTTCCGACGGTGAAATCGGAGCCGGAGAATGCCGGTGAAACTTCAGCACCGGCGGCAGTGACGGTGGAGCTTCAGGAGCAAATTCCGGTGCCGGAGAAGGAAGAGGAAGTGGATAAGGACATGTTATGTCCGATATGTATGCAAATTATAAAGGATGCTTTTCTGACGGCGTGTGGACATAGCTTTTGTTACATGTGCATTGTTACTCATCTTCACAATAAAAGTGATTGTCCTTGTTGCTCTCATTACTTGACTACTAATCACCTTTACCCTAATTTCCTACTCAATAAG TTATTGATGAAGAGATCTGCTCGCCAAATGGCCAAAAGTGCAACACCTGTGGAACAACTTCGTCAAGCAATACAGCAG GGATGCGATGTGTCCATCAAAGAGCTGGAGAGTTTATTATCACTACttatggaaaagaaaagaaaaatggaacAAGAAGAAGCTGAAACAAATCTTCAGATTCTGCTTGAGTTTCTCCAGTGTTTAAGGAAGCAAAAAGTTGAAGAGCTTTATGAG ATCCAAAATGATCTCAAGTACATTAAAGAAGACATAAATGCTGTGGAGAAGCGTAGAATAGAGTTATATAGGGCAAGGAGTAGATATTCAGCGAAAATGAGAATGCTAGTAGATGATTCTTCGGCAATGACAGTCAGGCCTTCATTGGGAGATAAGGAAAGTGGTGCAATTGTTTCTAGTTCTGTCGGTTCACAAGAACAAGTTCGTGTTGGTACTACACAGACCAGGAACACTGATGCAGGAGCTCCTGGGATTTCTCAACTTGTTCAATGGAAGGATGACCACGGTGGATCAGATTCACAGCATCCTAATCAACCTGGACAGGCAATAGCAAGGAAAAAACGTGTTCACGCACAG TTCAATGAGCTTCAAACCTGTTACCTGCAAAAGAGGCGCTATTGGGCAAGACAGCCAGAGAAACAGAAGGAAAGGGTAGCAAATGTCATGAATAGAGAAGGTTATTctgcgggacttgaagattttCAATCTGTTCTGTCTACCTTTACGCGATACAG TCGTTTGAGGGTTGTTGCTGAACTTAGACATTCTGACCTTTTCCACTCAGCCAATATAGTTTCAAG TATTGAATTTGACCGAGATGATGAATTGTTTGCTACTGCTGGGGTGTCACGAAGAATTAAGGTCTTTGAGTTTGCATCG GTGGTAAACGAACCAGCAGATGCGCAATGTCCTGTTGTTGAAATGTCTACACGATCCAAATTAAGTTGTTTGAGCTGGAACAAGTGCACTAAAAACCAGTTAGCAAGCAGTGACTATGAGGGCATAGTGACGGTTTGGGATGTTACAACTCGTCAG AGTGTGATGGAGTATGAGGAGCATGAAAAACGAGCATGGAGTGTTGACTTTTGCTGTACTGAACCTTCTCTGCTTGTGTCTGGTAGTGATGATTGCAAG GTCAAAGTTTGGTGCACGAAGCAGGAAGCCAGCGTTCTTACGATTGACATGAAAGCTAACATTTGCTCAGTGAAGTATAATCCTGGATCCAGTGTTCATGTAGCT GTGGGTTCTGCCGATCATCACATTCACTATTATGACTTGAGAAATGTTAGCCAGCCACTGCATATTTTCAGTGGGCACCGTAAAGCTGTTTCTTATGTAAAGTTTTTATCCAACAATGAGTTAGCTTCTGCTTCAACAGATAGTACATTGTGTTTGTGGGATGTCAGGGAGAATGTTCCA CTGCATACTTTTAAAGGACATGCAAATGAGAAGAACTTTGTGGGGCTTACAGTAAACAGCGAATACCTTGCATGTGGCAGTGAGACAAATGAAGTGTTTGTTTATCACAAG GCAATTTCTAAGCCAGCAGCTTGGCACAAATTTGGTTCTGATGATCAGAATGATCCAGATGAGGACATGGGATCATATTTCATCAGTGCTGTTTGTTGGAAACGTGACAGCCCAACAATTCTAACGGCAAATAGTCAAGGGACAATAAAAGTACTTGTCCTTGCTGCTTGA